In Burkholderia gladioli, a genomic segment contains:
- the ubiG gene encoding bifunctional 2-polyprenyl-6-hydroxyphenol methylase/3-demethylubiquinol 3-O-methyltransferase UbiG — translation MTNADPHELQKFSDLAHKWWDPNAEFKPLHDLNPVRLGWIDAHAHLAGKRVLDIGCGGGILSESMAGLGAQVKGIDLSTEALGVADLHSLESGVTVDYEAIAAEAIAEREPGSYDVVTCMEMLEHVPSPAGVIAACSALVKPGGWVFFSTLNRNLKSYLLAVIGAEYIAQLLPKGTHDYARFIKPSELAGFIRATDLHVAEIRGITYQPLSKRFSLSNDTDVNYLVACRRHA, via the coding sequence ATGACCAACGCCGACCCGCACGAACTACAGAAATTCAGCGATCTCGCCCATAAGTGGTGGGATCCGAACGCCGAGTTCAAACCGCTGCACGACCTCAATCCGGTCCGTCTCGGCTGGATCGACGCGCATGCGCACCTGGCCGGCAAGCGCGTGCTGGACATCGGCTGCGGCGGCGGGATCCTGTCCGAATCGATGGCGGGCCTGGGCGCCCAGGTCAAGGGCATCGACCTGTCGACCGAGGCGCTCGGGGTGGCCGACCTGCACAGCCTGGAGAGCGGCGTCACGGTCGACTACGAGGCAATCGCCGCCGAGGCGATCGCCGAGCGCGAGCCCGGCAGCTACGACGTCGTCACCTGCATGGAGATGCTCGAGCACGTACCCTCGCCGGCCGGCGTGATCGCCGCCTGCTCGGCACTGGTCAAGCCGGGCGGCTGGGTGTTCTTCTCGACCCTGAACCGCAACCTCAAGTCCTACCTGCTGGCCGTGATCGGCGCCGAGTACATCGCGCAGTTGCTGCCCAAGGGCACGCACGATTACGCGCGCTTCATCAAGCCGTCCGAGCTGGCCGGCTTCATCCGCGCGACCGACCTGCACGTGGCCGAGATTCGCGGCATCACCTACCAGCCGCTGAGCAAGCGCTTCTCGCTGTCGAACGACACCGACGTGAATTACCTGGTCGCCTGCCGCCGCCACGCCTGA
- a CDS encoding HAD family hydrolase, with amino-acid sequence MSTPASPLAPATAAADLSHCEAVLFDLDGTLADTAPDLAGAVHKMQRERGLAETPLELLRPLASAGARGLLGGGFGITPEAPGYEAMRQEFLANYAGALCVKTVLFPGIAELLDELDARGVRWGIVTNKATRLTEPLVALLGLAARAASVVCGDTTPHAKPHPAPLLHAAAQMSIAPPRIVYVGDDLRDIHAGAAAGMPTIAAAYGYCGDGVPPERWQAQHFAATTKGLRELLRNVAL; translated from the coding sequence ATGAGCACGCCCGCCTCCCCGCTTGCCCCGGCCACTGCCGCCGCCGATCTCTCCCACTGCGAGGCGGTCCTGTTCGACCTCGACGGCACGCTCGCCGATACGGCGCCCGACCTGGCCGGCGCGGTCCACAAGATGCAGCGCGAGCGCGGCCTGGCCGAAACGCCGCTCGAGCTACTGCGCCCGCTCGCCTCGGCCGGCGCGCGCGGCCTGCTCGGCGGCGGCTTCGGCATCACGCCCGAGGCGCCCGGCTACGAGGCGATGCGCCAGGAGTTCCTGGCCAACTATGCGGGCGCGCTCTGCGTGAAGACGGTGTTGTTTCCCGGCATCGCCGAACTGCTCGACGAGCTCGACGCGCGCGGCGTGCGCTGGGGCATCGTCACCAACAAGGCAACGCGGCTGACCGAGCCGCTGGTGGCCCTGCTCGGGCTGGCCGCGCGCGCGGCCAGCGTCGTCTGCGGCGATACCACGCCGCACGCCAAGCCCCATCCGGCGCCGCTGCTGCATGCGGCCGCGCAGATGAGCATCGCACCGCCACGCATCGTCTATGTCGGCGACGACCTGCGCGATATCCATGCCGGCGCAGCGGCCGGCATGCCGACCATCGCGGCCGCCTACGGCTATTGCGGCGACGGCGTGCCGCCCGAGCGCTGGCAGGCGCAGCATTTCGCCGCGACCACGAAGGGATTGCGCGAGCTGCTGCGCAATGTTGCGCTATAA
- a CDS encoding DUF2059 domain-containing protein has translation MQKQFKQLVLLAAIVPTFAMAQSLSNQAPAASAVAAAPIDADKKAAISDLLNAIDAPKLVGAIANSAEMQSKQLVPAILSDALSENKTLTDAQKQAAVPSLQKNSVQKLVDGAGKVFDSQGFKNDAMQAQYDAYAKYYSTSEIKDLTTFYKSPTGRKFIQVQDQVGRDVVNGLMQKYMPQAIQATRAQADKEVAAVKPGK, from the coding sequence ATGCAAAAACAATTCAAGCAACTGGTGCTGCTGGCAGCCATCGTGCCGACGTTCGCCATGGCGCAGTCGCTGTCGAACCAGGCGCCGGCTGCTTCGGCCGTGGCAGCAGCACCGATCGACGCCGACAAGAAGGCGGCGATCAGCGACCTGCTGAACGCCATCGACGCACCGAAGCTGGTTGGCGCGATCGCCAACAGCGCGGAAATGCAGTCGAAGCAGCTCGTGCCGGCGATCCTGTCGGACGCGCTGTCGGAAAACAAGACGCTGACGGACGCGCAGAAGCAAGCCGCCGTGCCGAGCCTGCAGAAGAACTCGGTGCAGAAGCTGGTTGACGGCGCTGGCAAGGTGTTCGATTCGCAAGGTTTCAAGAACGACGCGATGCAGGCTCAGTACGACGCTTACGCGAAGTACTACAGCACCTCGGAAATCAAGGACCTGACGACGTTCTACAAGAGCCCGACGGGCCGCAAGTTCATCCAGGTGCAGGACCAGGTCGGCCGCGATGTGGTCAACGGCCTGATGCAGAAGTACATGCCGCAAGCGATCCAGGCAACCCGCGCCCAGGCCGACAAGGAAGTCGCGGCCGTCAAGCCGGGCAAGTAA
- the gyrA gene encoding DNA gyrase subunit A: protein MDQFAKETLPISLEEEMRRSYLDYAMSVIVGRALPDVRDGLKPVHRRVLFAMHELNNDWNRAYKKSARIVGDVIGKYHPHGDSAVYDTIVRMAQDFSLRYMLVDGQGNFGSVDGDNAAAMRYTEIRMAKIGHELLVDIDKETVDFGPNYDGSESEPLILPARIPNLLINGSSGIAVGMATNIPPHNLSEVVDACHHLLANPQASIDELIEIIPAPDFPTAGIIYGVAGVRDGYRTGRGRVVMRATTHFEEIDRGQRMAIIVDELPYQVNKRSLLERIAELVNEKKLEGISDIRDESDKSGMRVVIELKRGEVPEVVLNNLYKSTQLQDTFGMNMVALVDGQPKLLNLKEMLECFLAHRREVLTRRTIYELRKARERGHVLEGLAVALANIDDFIELIKAAPTPPIARQELMARSWDSSLVREMLARAEAENAAAGGREAYRPEGLNPAFGMQADGKYNLSETQAQEILQMRLQRLTGLEQDKIIGEYREVMAQIADLLDILARPERITTIIGEELTAVKSEFGDARRSRIELNATELNTEDLITPQDMVVTMSHAGYVKSQPLSEYRAQKRGGRGKQATQMKEDDWIETLFIANTHDYILCFSNRGRVYWVKVYEVPQGSRNSRGRPIVNMFPLQDGEKINVVLPVKEFSADKYVFMGTSLGTVKKTPLEAFSRPLKKGIIAVGLDEGDFLIGAAITDGEHDVMLFSDSGKAVRFDENDVRPMGREARGVRGMQLEDGQQVIAMLVAGGEEQSVLTATENGYGKRTPITEYTRHGRGTKGMIAIQTSERNGKVVAATLVEPESEIMLITTAGVLIRTRVSEIREMGRATQGVTLISLDEGTRLSGLQQIAEADADSEIDADDASESEGGDA, encoded by the coding sequence ATGGATCAATTCGCCAAAGAGACCCTGCCCATCTCCCTAGAGGAGGAAATGCGCCGTTCGTATCTCGATTACGCGATGAGCGTGATCGTCGGACGTGCCCTCCCGGATGTCCGCGACGGCCTGAAGCCCGTGCATCGGCGCGTGCTGTTCGCGATGCACGAACTGAACAACGACTGGAACCGGGCCTACAAGAAGTCGGCGCGTATCGTCGGCGATGTGATCGGTAAGTACCACCCGCACGGCGATAGCGCCGTCTACGACACCATCGTCCGGATGGCGCAGGATTTCTCGCTGCGCTACATGCTGGTCGACGGCCAGGGCAACTTCGGTTCGGTCGACGGCGACAATGCCGCCGCGATGCGCTACACCGAAATCCGCATGGCGAAGATCGGCCACGAGCTGTTGGTCGACATCGACAAGGAAACGGTCGACTTCGGGCCCAACTACGACGGCAGCGAAAGCGAGCCGTTGATCCTGCCGGCGCGCATCCCGAACCTGCTGATCAACGGTTCGTCGGGCATCGCGGTCGGCATGGCCACCAACATCCCGCCGCACAACCTGTCGGAAGTGGTCGATGCCTGCCATCACCTGCTCGCCAATCCGCAGGCCTCGATCGACGAGCTGATCGAGATCATTCCCGCCCCCGATTTCCCGACCGCCGGCATCATCTACGGCGTCGCCGGCGTGCGCGACGGCTACCGCACCGGCCGCGGCCGGGTGGTGATGCGCGCCACCACGCACTTCGAGGAAATCGATCGCGGCCAGCGCATGGCGATCATCGTCGACGAGCTGCCCTATCAGGTGAACAAGCGCTCGCTGCTGGAGCGCATCGCCGAACTGGTCAACGAGAAGAAGCTCGAGGGCATCTCCGACATCCGCGACGAGTCCGACAAGAGCGGCATGCGCGTGGTGATCGAGCTCAAGCGCGGCGAAGTGCCCGAGGTGGTGCTGAACAACCTCTACAAGTCGACGCAGCTGCAGGACACCTTCGGCATGAACATGGTCGCGCTGGTCGACGGCCAGCCGAAGCTGCTGAACCTGAAGGAGATGCTCGAATGCTTCCTCGCGCATCGTCGCGAGGTGCTGACGCGGCGCACCATCTATGAACTGCGCAAGGCCCGCGAGCGCGGCCACGTGCTGGAAGGCCTGGCTGTCGCGCTGGCCAACATCGACGACTTCATCGAGCTGATCAAGGCCGCGCCGACGCCGCCGATCGCGCGCCAGGAACTGATGGCGCGTTCCTGGGATTCGTCGCTGGTGCGCGAGATGCTGGCGCGTGCCGAGGCCGAGAACGCCGCGGCGGGCGGGCGCGAGGCCTATCGTCCGGAAGGGCTGAACCCGGCCTTCGGGATGCAGGCCGATGGCAAGTACAACCTGTCCGAGACCCAGGCCCAGGAAATCCTGCAGATGCGTCTGCAGCGCCTGACTGGCCTCGAGCAGGACAAGATCATCGGCGAGTACCGCGAGGTGATGGCGCAGATCGCCGACCTGCTCGATATCCTGGCGCGCCCGGAGCGGATTACCACCATCATCGGCGAGGAGCTGACGGCGGTGAAGAGCGAGTTCGGCGACGCGCGCCGTTCGCGCATCGAGCTGAACGCCACCGAGCTGAACACCGAGGACCTGATCACGCCGCAGGACATGGTGGTGACCATGTCGCATGCCGGCTACGTGAAGTCGCAGCCACTGTCCGAGTACCGGGCGCAGAAGCGCGGCGGGCGCGGCAAGCAGGCCACGCAGATGAAGGAAGACGACTGGATCGAGACGCTCTTCATCGCCAACACGCACGACTACATCCTGTGCTTCTCGAACCGCGGCCGTGTCTACTGGGTCAAGGTCTACGAGGTGCCGCAGGGTTCGCGCAACTCGCGCGGCCGGCCGATCGTCAACATGTTCCCGCTGCAGGACGGCGAGAAGATCAACGTGGTGCTGCCGGTCAAGGAATTCTCGGCCGACAAGTACGTGTTCATGGGCACCTCGCTCGGCACCGTGAAGAAGACCCCGCTCGAGGCCTTCAGCCGGCCGCTGAAGAAGGGCATTATCGCGGTCGGCCTCGACGAGGGCGATTTCCTGATCGGCGCGGCGATCACCGACGGCGAGCACGACGTGATGCTGTTCTCCGATTCGGGCAAGGCGGTGCGCTTCGACGAGAACGACGTGCGCCCGATGGGCCGCGAGGCGCGCGGCGTGCGCGGCATGCAGCTCGAGGACGGCCAGCAGGTGATCGCCATGCTGGTGGCCGGCGGCGAGGAGCAGTCGGTGCTGACCGCCACCGAGAACGGCTACGGCAAGCGCACCCCGATCACCGAGTACACGCGCCACGGCCGCGGCACGAAGGGCATGATCGCGATCCAGACCTCCGAGCGCAACGGCAAGGTGGTGGCCGCCACCCTGGTCGAGCCGGAAAGCGAGATCATGCTGATCACCACGGCGGGCGTGCTGATCCGCACGCGCGTTTCGGAGATCCGCGAGATGGGACGGGCTACGCAAGGTGTTACACTCATCAGTCTCGATGAGGGCACCAGGCTTTCGGGCCTGCAGCAGATCGCCGAGGCGGATGCGGATAGCGAAATCGACGCCGACGACGCCTCCGAATCGGAGGGCGGCGACGCCTGA
- the serC gene encoding 3-phosphoserine/phosphohydroxythreonine transaminase produces MRVFNFSAGPAAMPEDVLRQAADEMLDWNGSGMSVMEMSHRGREFTSIHETALADLRELLAVPDNYRVLFLQGGGIAENAIVPMNLLGTRQNVDFVVTGSWSQKSFKEAQKYGTSHLAATGRTEDGFTRVPAFSEWQMSADPAYVHLCTNETIDGVETFDIPDTGSVPLVADVSSHILSRPLDISRYGALFGGAQKNIGMAGVTLVIVREDLLERALPICPSAFEWKTVAANNSMYNTPPTYAIYIAGLVFKWLKAQGGLEAIEARNVEKAALLYDAIDASSFYLNKVEKNARSRMNVPFFLADETRNEDFLAGAKARGLLQLKGHKSVGGMRASIYNAVPLAGVKALVEYMKDFERGQA; encoded by the coding sequence ATGCGCGTTTTCAATTTCTCCGCCGGTCCCGCGGCCATGCCCGAGGACGTGCTGCGCCAGGCAGCCGACGAGATGCTCGACTGGAATGGCAGCGGCATGAGCGTGATGGAGATGAGCCATCGCGGCCGCGAGTTCACCTCGATCCATGAAACCGCGCTGGCCGACCTGCGTGAGTTGCTGGCCGTGCCGGACAACTACCGCGTGCTGTTCCTGCAGGGCGGCGGCATCGCCGAGAACGCGATCGTGCCGATGAACCTGCTCGGCACGCGCCAGAACGTCGACTTCGTGGTGACCGGCTCCTGGTCGCAGAAGTCGTTCAAGGAAGCGCAGAAGTACGGCACTTCGCACCTGGCCGCCACCGGCCGAACCGAGGACGGGTTCACGCGCGTGCCGGCCTTCTCCGAATGGCAGATGTCGGCCGATCCGGCCTATGTGCATCTGTGCACCAACGAGACCATCGACGGCGTCGAGACCTTCGACATCCCCGATACCGGCAGCGTGCCGCTGGTGGCGGATGTCTCCTCGCACATCCTGTCGCGCCCGCTCGACATCAGCCGCTACGGCGCGCTGTTCGGCGGCGCGCAGAAGAACATCGGCATGGCGGGCGTCACGCTGGTGATCGTGCGCGAGGACCTGCTCGAACGTGCGCTGCCGATCTGCCCATCGGCCTTCGAATGGAAGACGGTGGCCGCCAACAATTCGATGTACAACACGCCGCCCACCTATGCGATCTACATCGCCGGGCTGGTGTTCAAGTGGCTGAAGGCGCAGGGCGGCCTGGAGGCGATCGAGGCGCGCAACGTCGAGAAGGCGGCGCTGCTCTACGACGCGATCGACGCCAGCAGCTTCTATCTCAACAAGGTGGAGAAAAACGCGCGTTCGCGCATGAACGTGCCGTTCTTCCTCGCCGACGAAACGCGCAACGAAGACTTCCTTGCCGGCGCGAAAGCGCGCGGGCTGCTGCAGCTGAAGGGCCACAAGTCCGTCGGCGGCATGCGGGCGTCGATCTACAACGCGGTGCCGCTCGCGGGCGTGAAGGCGCTCGTCGAGTACATGAAGGATTTCGAGCGCGGCCAGGCCTGA
- the ompA gene encoding outer membrane protein OmpA translates to MNKFSKLAFIAATAVVAASASAQSVPASRQAVNDNWVNGTGEYVWMNGTNELCWRDAFWTPATANAKCDGALVAQAPAPTPVAPVAPPAITSQKITYQADALFDFDKATLKPLGKQKLDELAAKIQGMNVEVVVATGYTDRIGSDKYNDRLSLRRAQAVKSYLVSKGVESSKVYTEGKGKRNPVTTGCNQKNRKQLIACLAPDRRVEVEVVGTQQVQK, encoded by the coding sequence ATGAATAAATTTTCAAAGCTCGCGTTCATTGCAGCTACCGCAGTAGTGGCTGCATCCGCTTCGGCACAATCGGTGCCGGCATCGCGACAAGCCGTGAATGACAACTGGGTGAATGGCACGGGCGAATACGTGTGGATGAACGGCACGAACGAGCTTTGCTGGCGCGACGCGTTCTGGACGCCGGCCACGGCGAACGCGAAGTGCGATGGCGCGCTGGTCGCGCAGGCACCGGCTCCGACGCCGGTCGCTCCGGTTGCTCCGCCGGCCATCACGAGCCAGAAGATCACGTATCAAGCTGACGCACTGTTCGACTTCGACAAGGCTACGCTCAAGCCGCTGGGCAAGCAGAAGCTGGACGAACTGGCAGCCAAGATCCAGGGCATGAACGTCGAAGTCGTGGTCGCAACGGGCTACACCGACCGCATCGGCTCGGACAAGTACAACGACCGTCTGTCGCTGCGCCGCGCGCAAGCCGTCAAGTCGTACCTGGTCAGCAAGGGTGTCGAGTCGAGCAAGGTCTACACGGAAGGCAAGGGCAAGCGCAACCCGGTCACGACTGGCTGCAACCAGAAGAACCGCAAGCAGCTCATCGCCTGCCTGGCTCCGGACCGCCGCGTGGAAGTCGAAGTGGTCGGCACGCAACAAGTGCAGAAGTAA
- the pdeM gene encoding ligase-associated DNA damage response endonuclease PdeM gives MSADALTIELNGHPLMLSAKRAAFDPVRGCLLVADAHLGKDAVFRARGIPVPAGSTGETLARLDRLIASYLPESIVFLGDLLHARESHADDTLAPLRAWRRAHRGLRLVLVEGNHDRHAGALAAEFGVETVAEPYRLGPWALCHHPGEIDGAYALAGHEHPVLALKGQGDRLRLPCFRFGARAGVLPAFGAFTGGHDVGAPRADERRYVIGGDRVFRVGA, from the coding sequence ATGAGCGCCGATGCGCTGACCATCGAGCTGAACGGCCATCCGCTGATGTTGAGCGCGAAGCGCGCGGCCTTCGATCCGGTGCGCGGCTGCCTGCTGGTCGCGGATGCGCACCTGGGCAAGGACGCGGTGTTTCGCGCGCGCGGCATTCCGGTGCCGGCCGGCTCGACCGGCGAAACGCTGGCGCGGCTCGATCGCTTGATCGCGAGCTATCTGCCGGAATCGATCGTGTTTCTCGGGGATCTGCTGCACGCGCGCGAATCGCATGCGGACGACACCCTGGCACCGCTGCGGGCATGGCGGCGTGCACATCGGGGCTTGCGGCTGGTGCTGGTGGAGGGCAACCACGATCGGCATGCGGGCGCGCTGGCCGCGGAATTCGGCGTGGAGACGGTGGCCGAGCCCTATCGGCTCGGTCCATGGGCGCTGTGCCATCACCCGGGGGAAATCGACGGCGCCTACGCGCTGGCCGGCCACGAGCATCCGGTACTGGCGCTAAAAGGGCAGGGCGACCGCCTGCGGCTGCCGTGTTTTCGCTTCGGCGCGCGCGCGGGCGTGTTGCCGGCGTTCGGCGCGTTCACGGGCGGGCATGATGTGGGGGCGCCTCGTGCGGACGAGCGGCGCTACGTGATCGGCGGCGATCGGGTGTTCCGCGTCGGAGCCTGA